Below is a genomic region from Fischerella sp. PCC 9605.
CAGTAGCTGGTGCAGCACCAGATATTGCCTGTGCCGAAATTCGCCGTTACGAAAGCTTTGAGAGAGGGTTGTATGCTGCACCGTTGGGATGGGTAGACGCAGATGGCAATTGTGAATTTATTGTCGGGATTCGTTCTGCACTCATAGATGGCGATCGCGCTAGACTTTACGCTGGTGCGGGTATTGTTGCAGGTTCCGATCCTGAAAAAGAACTGGCCGAGATTCAACTTAAACTTCAGGCATTGCTGAAAGCATTAGTTTAAAGAAGGCAGAGGGAAGAAGTAGATGCTTATTTTGTGAGAGTATATGATACACTTCTTAACTTTGACAATGATTTTTGTAGTAAAATTTATCATAAGTATTTTTTCTTTCTCTGCTAGCTAAAAATTGCCAAACTGGCAACCAAGCTTACTTTTATTAATTTATTATCTCGGGTATTATAATTATGAAGCTTAACCAGCGGTGCTAAAACTACTACCAATTAATTACTCGCTTCCACACATTCATATGTAATAGTGAGGAGGCAGTTCAATGTCAAATCGATTAGCTGAGATGTTTTTGAGTTTCTAGATGCATTCCTTCGTTAATGAAGGAATGCTATCTGATTTTGTAGCTTATCTTCTCACATACCAAAAAACATTTGGAAGTCGGGTATCTGTGTCTTGCTAACTAATCCCTTCGCATATTCAGTAACTCTTGGGGAGAAGCCAAAAGTTTAATTTTGACGTAAAGAATTTGCTGTTGTTGGTTGAGGATAAATTGCCACAAAACATTGACACCGCACCAAGAAGTTTGTGCTTTGCCTGTAACCTGAAATTGGACTGTACCCTCCTCTAAATTCTCGGAGACTCCTTGGCGAGGGTATGCTTTAATATCTGGAGCTTCTTGTTTTAAATAACTAGCGATCGCATCTTTTCCAACAATTCCAGATTCAAATGGCGGATGCATGATGCCGTCGTCTGCAAATAAGCTAGCAGTATCATCAAATTCTCCTGCATTTAAGGTTTGAAAGTAACGCAGGATGGTTGGTTCTGCAATTCCCTCTATTGTGAATTGCTCTGGAACTGTAACAGATTGCGATAGCTGTGATGAAAGCATAAACTCAACTCCAGATTATTTTCCATACAATTTACACACAACAGCAAATTCAAACCTGTTGCTGGAGATGTATTTTTTTGATGGTGGTTAGTAGATAGTGGATAGTGGTTAAAAACTAACTACTAACCACTAACTACTAACTACTAACAAAACACTAATAAAAATTGCCCTTTATTTTCTCCCCGCCACTAGAGGAGATATAAAGAGCAATTGGCTTGTAAATAAGGGAGATAAGGAAAGATATTGCAAATTTATTTAGTACAGGATGTCAGAAAATATTAACTAGTCGTAGAGGAGTAAAAAGCTTAGAGTATAAGCATTTTCTCCTCTGGCATAGCTGCTTTCATGTATTAGTCAGCTAGGGGATCAACACCCATCTCGGTTACAACTTTGCGAAAAACGGTGATTTGTTGACCAAAATCAAGTTCTTTGAGCGCTTCTAATACCTGCACACCATCACGAGAGAGTTGATAGTTAGATGGCATGGGAACGACGAAGCCTTTAACCATTAATTCAGATAGTTCGTACCAGAAAGCCAGCTTTGTATTGGCGCTCAGGATACCGTAGGAACGAGTAAACTGAGTATTTTTCTTAGCAGCCAGGTCGCGCATTACCTGCAACTGCTCTGGATGAGACATCTGCTTAATTTGATTCAGCAGACCTTCGGCTAACTGTAAACGAGCAGCACCGGTAGCAGCTGGCGTAATTGAACGTCCCATTTCGGTGTAAGCATACCAGAGTACTGCCAACTGGTCATCTACACTTAGGCTTGTAAATACAGCAACAGTAGATGCAACGGCGTCACCTGGCTGGTTGCTGTAATTGAAAGATCTAGAAAAACGAGTTTGTGCTGAATCAGTAGTGAATGTCATGATTGCACCACAGTTGGTTAGTGAATACGCTGGGAATTGCCAAGAGCGTTTTTTGCTCTTGATTTACATTCTGCATTATTTATTTACAAATTGCAAATAAAATTTACAAATAGTGTTCCTAAAAAAGAGCAAATACATGCATAGACTCAGATAATCATGTATTGACTAGATAATGTATAATCTAGATGCAAACGATCCGGCAAATTTTCGATAAGGTAAATGAATCAATTTTCCGGAACAAGCAGTAGTAAAGTAAAGCAAAAAGCCTTAGAGTTGGGATTTCACAAGGTAGGAATAGCTGCTGTGGATGGGGTAGATGATGATACAGAGGCGCAGCGGTTACAAGCATGGATAGCGCTGGGTTATCACGCTGATATGGAATGGATGACTTCCCCCAAACGTCAGGATATTCGGTTGGTAATGCCAGAAGTGCGATCGCTAATATGTGTTGCTCTCAACTACTACACACCACATCAGCGTCCTGAAGGTAAGGAATACGCCAAGATATCTCGTTATGCCTGGGGACGAGATTATCACAAGGTCATGCACAAAAAGCTAAAAGCACTTTCCTCGTGGTTACAAGAACTAGATGAAGGTATACAAGCGCGTTACTACGCAGATACAGGCCCTGTGCAGGATAAACTCTGGGCACAACAAGCCGGAATTGGATGGATTGCCAAAAATGGTAACGTAATCGTGCGGGAGTATGGTTCTTGGGTGTTTTTGGGAGAAGTGCTGACAAATCTAGAATTGACCCCCGATACTCCCCATACGCAACACTGCGGTACTTGTACTCGCTGCATACAAGCTTGTCCTACAAACGCCATAACTAGTCCATTTGTGGTAGACGCAAATCGTTGTATTGCCTATCACACAATTGAAAATCGACATGAAAAATTACCAGAGACAGTTACACCCCACTTGCAAGGCTGGGTTGCTGGTTGCGACATTTGCCAAGATGTTTGTCCTTGGAATCAGCGTTTTGCACATGCAACTGACGTAGCAGAATTTCAACCTTATTCTGGGAATCTTGCACCTAAGCTGATAGAATTAGCCCAAATCTCCGATTCAGAATGGGACAAACAATTTCCGGCATCGGCGTTGCGGCGAATTAAGCCAGAAATGTTACGACGGAATGCCCGTGCTAATCTAGACGCATTCCAGCAGGCACAAGAATGACCCAGAAAGTAATTATTTTTGATTTTGATGGCACGATCGCTGATACAGTAGACGCTCTTGTAAGTATTGCTAACCGTTTAGCCAAAGAATTTGGTTATGTACAAATCACTCCAGAAGAATTGGCTCTGTTAAGAAACTTAACTTCTAGAGAAATTATTAATTACTCAGGTATTTCGTTGTTTAAGATACCTTTTCTGGTTAAAAAAGTCAAAGAAGAATTAAAAAACAAAATCCCAGAGTTAGAGCCAATTCCAGGAATGAAAGAAGCCTTAACCTTACTTAAAACTGAAGGTCATCGGCTAGGAATTATCACTTCTAACTCCAAAGATAACGTTACAGAATTTTTAACAATCAATGAATTAAATAATCTTTTTGAATTTATCTATTCAGGAGTTACAATTTTTGGCAAAACTACTATTATTAATAATTTATTAAGACAAAAACAGATCGGGACTGAAGAAGTCATCTATGTTGGCGATGAAACCAGAGATATAGAAGCGTCAAAGAAAGCAAATATTAAAGTAATTGCTGTGACTTGGGGATTTAATTCACCCGAAGTATTAGCAAAACAAAATCCTAATTTTCTAATTCACCACCCAAGTGAACTGGTGGAAGTTATAAATGTTAGTTAAATAGTCATTAGTCATTTGACTAATGACTAATGACTATTACTTATTTAGATTGACCCTTTTCCAAAGCTTGTTTTAATACATCATCGCTAACACTAGTTACAGCTTCCTGGCTAGCGCCAACCTCATTCGCCATTTCTTTGTAGTCATTGGGATTTCCCGTTGGCTGTGCTTCAGTTTTCACCTCTGTTGCTTCAGGCATTTGATACTGAGGTGCGGTTGCTTGTTCAGCTGCTTTTGCACCTTCACCTGTGCGATCAACTTCACTAACGCTGAATTGCTGTGCTGCTTGGTAATCTGATTCCATATCGACGCTTGGTGCTTTTTCTTCACCACTAGCAATATTTTCAGCAGCTAATTTCGCGTCTTTGGTAGGAGCTTCAGAAACGTTAGGTTTAATTTCTTCTGGCATAATGAACCCCCCTAAGAATTTTTCTATCACTGCCGTGATTCTATCAGAGTGAACCTAAGCAACCTTGATATCTCTGGGTAGATTGTTCACCTCTATTAAAAGATATATAAAAGCTTCAACATTCAATTTTTGAAACTCATGCTGTAGGAGGGCGAATCAGGTTGTTTAACTTTGTTAAGCCTTAATTTGTACTGTGAAATAAGCTAGGAGATAAATTTATGACTACCAATTACAATAAATCTGCACCTCAAGCCCTCAGCGAAGATACTCAAAAATTAGTAGAGGCTTTTAACAAGTTAGATACTGATGCCAAACTAGCTTGGTTATATTTTGTTTATGAAAAAATGGGAGATTCTATCACTCCCGCTGCTCCCACAGCAGCAGAACCAGAACTAGCACCAAAGCTGTTAAGAGACTACTACGAATTGTCAGATGAACAGCAACTACAAATTATGCGGGAAATTGTCAACTGTGAAGATACAGAATATTCCCGTGCTTATGGTTCAATAAAAGAAAACAACCAACTATTCGTTTGGTATGCTTGGGCGGAAGCTATGGGAGATCAAGTAGTTGATATGCCAGAGGATTACAACGCCTCTGACACAATTAATAATCTGCTTTCACAAATAGAAAAACAGGATTTTGAAGAGCAAATGTCTGTATTGCGGACAATTACAGGTCAAATGGGTTACAGCGATGTGAAGCCCATAGAAACACAAGCTGAAACAGGCAAGACATCTAGTCTTTAAGTATTAGTTAGTAGATAGTAGATAGTAGTTAGTAGTTAGTAGATAATTATTGACCACTAACTACTAACCACTAACCACTAACCAAAAGTCAAGACACCGCCATGTGGCTCAAGTCAGCTGGCGTCATGTGTGAGTGTACCACTTCACCATCACGGAACCAGACAATACGTTGTGTTTTGCGGGCAACATCTGGTTCATGAGTTACCATAACCACTGTGATACCAGTAGCATTGAGTTCACCGAATATAGCTAATACTTCTTGAGTGGTACGTGAATCAAGTGCGCCAGTAGGTTCATCGGCTAGCAGTAACACCGGATGGTTAACTATAGCACGGGCGATCGCTACCCGTTGTTGCTGTCCCCCTGAAAGTTGATTGGGTTTGTTGTTGAGACGTTTTTCCAAGCCTACTCTTGTCAGTGCTTCAGCAGCGCGATCGCGTCTTTCACCAGAGTTCACACCAGCATACACCATTGGCAACATTACATTTTCTAGTGCTGATAGCTGAGACAGGAGGTGGAATTGCTGGAAGACAAACCCTATTTTTTTGTTGCGAATGTGTGCCAGTTCGGTATCATCCATCTGTGCCACATCGAGGTTATCTAAATAATAATGCCCTGATGTGGGGCGATCCAGACAACCAATAATATTCATAGCTGTGGATTTACCAGAACCAGACGCTCCCATAATCGCACAATATTCACCCTGTTCTATAACTAGGCTGACATCATTCAGCGCCCTTACTTCCGTTTCACCACTACCATAAATTTTGAAGATATTTTCTAAACGAATGATTTCTGGTGTTTCAATATTGGATTGAATAGTTTGGATTTTGGATTGAATATCCATTGCCGCAGAGTAGTTTATTTAAGTTTTCTTTGTGTCTTTGTGTCTTTGTGGTTCAAAAGTAAATTTTATTAACCACCAAGACACCAAGACACTAAGTACCACTTCCGAAGGGTTAAATATTAGGTACTTCATGCACTTCTTAACGCTACAATTGGGTCGAGTTTCGCAGCACGACGGGCAGGAACAACGCCAAAGAATAAACCAATACCGCCAGAAACACCAACTGTCAGAGCAATTGCCACAACCGAAATTCCTGCATCTAATGGTGTCAAGGCTCCCACTAAGACAATACCGCCCACACCGATCGCAGTACCGATTAAACCACCTGCTGCTGAAAGAATTACTGCTTCAATCATGAACTGTAGCAGGATATCTTGCTGGGTTGCACCGATCGCTTTCCGCAGTCCAATTTCTTGGGTGCGTTCGGTGACAGAGACGAGCATGATATTCATGATGCCAATGCCGCCTACAATTAGAGAGATTGCCGCGATCGCTGCCAGCACGATCGTCAATGCACTTGTGATTTGACCGACAGTTTGCAGTGCTTCTTTTTGAGTACGGATAGTAAAATCATCTTCGCCGTTAATTTTGTGCCGTAAGCGCAGCAAATTGGTAATTTGAAACTCTGCTGCATCCACGCTATTGGCATCACGTGCCGAAGCAACGATGTAATCTAAGGCGATGCCATAGGGAGAATTTTCTCCCACAAGTCGATTAGCTGACGTTGTTAGTGGTACTAATGCTGCTTCGTCATAGTCAGCACCCAGACTAGAGCCTTTGGCTTCAAGCACACCGATAACTTGAAAGCTGCCATTTTTAATTCGCAGTTGCGCCCCTATAGGGTTACTGCTACCAAAAAATCTTTCTGCCAACTCAGCACCCAACACAACAACTTGATTGTTGCGTTTGATGTCTATGTCTGTGAAAAAGCGCCCTTTTGTTGTTTCAAAGTCTCGTACTTTCAAGAAACTAGGAGTTGTACCAATGATGTTGACATCGGTGTTGCGGTTACGGTAAGTTACCACCTGTCTGCTGTTCAACTCCGGAGCAACTCCTGCAACCGTTGGCACTTGAGTAGCAATTGCCTCCGCATCTGCTAGTACTAGAGTTTTTGGTGTTTCGCGAGAGATACGTTGAGTTTCCCGATTACCAGGAATTACAAACAGTACATTTGGCCCTAAGGATTCCAACTGTTGATTCACGTATTTTTGTCCAGCTTCACCAATGCCAACCATCGCAATTACCGAAGCATTGCCGATGACAATACCCAGCATAGTGAGGGCGCTACGTAACCTATTAGACAGCAGGGTTTTTCCTGCCATTTGCATACTTTCTACTAAGTTCATTTTTGTTCTTTCGCCTGCTGTTCGCGTTTATAGTCTTGGGGCGGGTTGATAAATACGCGATCGCCCTCTTTCACTCCTTCTATAATCTGAGTTTGGTCTTGAATTTGCGCTCCAACTGTCACCGGACGAAATAGAGGTTTATTTTTAGCATCCGGCACTAGAACACCAGTTTCGCCTTTTTCAGTAACAATCGCTACAGTTGGTATGAGTAAGGCATTGTCTACGTTATCACCTAAAAATGTCAAATCAACATTCAAGCCAGAACGCAGTTGTTCTTGCCCAGTATCAATAGCTACCCGCACTTCAAACAATGTCACGCCTTCTTCCTTCACGGCTTCGGGAGCAATCAGGCGCACATGGCCTTTAAACACTTGATCGGGATAGGCATCGGTAATAATTTCTACTTGTTGTCCATCTTTAATTCTGCCAATATCAGCTTCTGGAACTTGTGCTAGCACTTCTAAACCCTTTGCCAAGGCAACGATAGAACTAGAAGTAGCCGATGCGCTCGAAGAAGCAGAAGTCGTTGGGGCTACATACGCGCCGTCGCTAGCATATTTCTGCGTCACAATTCCCGTAAAAGGAGCGCGGATAACAGTATCTTGTAAGTCAACTTGGGCTGCCTTTAACTGTGCCTCAGCTACAGCTACAGCAGCTTTGCGTTGGGCAATTACCTCGGGACGAGTGCCATTTTCCGCCAGTTGTAATGCTGCCCGTGCTTCGGCAACAGCAGCTTCTTTCTGAGCAATTTCTTCGGAGCGAGAACCACTTTTTAGTAGCGATAATCGACGTTGAGCTTGTTCTAAAGTGGCCTTTGCTCTTCTGTCTTCGCTAATGTATTGATCTAATTGGTCTTGAGAAATAGCTCCCTGTCGAGCTAATTCCTGGTAACGTGTCACTCGTGACTGCGTTAAATTTACCTGTGCTTTAGCTTCTTCTACTTGAGCTTGAGCTTCTTGAATCTCCTGGGAGCGATTGCCAGCACGGGCTTGGGTTAACTGCGCTTGAGCTTGTGCTAAACGCGCTCTGGCTTGGGCAATCTCCTGGGGACGGCTTCCAGCTTGAGCTTCGGCAAGCTGTGCTTTGGCTTGCTCTAAGTTAGCTTGGTTTTGGAGGATTTGTGCATTCACATCTGCACTATCCATTACCGCAATAATCTG
It encodes:
- a CDS encoding nuclear transport factor 2 family protein — its product is MLSSQLSQSVTVPEQFTIEGIAEPTILRYFQTLNAGEFDDTASLFADDGIMHPPFESGIVGKDAIASYLKQEAPDIKAYPRQGVSENLEEGTVQFQVTGKAQTSWCGVNVLWQFILNQQQQILYVKIKLLASPQELLNMRRD
- a CDS encoding orange carotenoid protein N-terminal domain-containing protein — translated: MTFTTDSAQTRFSRSFNYSNQPGDAVASTVAVFTSLSVDDQLAVLWYAYTEMGRSITPAATGAARLQLAEGLLNQIKQMSHPEQLQVMRDLAAKKNTQFTRSYGILSANTKLAFWYELSELMVKGFVVPMPSNYQLSRDGVQVLEALKELDFGQQITVFRKVVTEMGVDPLAD
- the queG gene encoding tRNA epoxyqueuosine(34) reductase QueG; this translates as MNQFSGTSSSKVKQKALELGFHKVGIAAVDGVDDDTEAQRLQAWIALGYHADMEWMTSPKRQDIRLVMPEVRSLICVALNYYTPHQRPEGKEYAKISRYAWGRDYHKVMHKKLKALSSWLQELDEGIQARYYADTGPVQDKLWAQQAGIGWIAKNGNVIVREYGSWVFLGEVLTNLELTPDTPHTQHCGTCTRCIQACPTNAITSPFVVDANRCIAYHTIENRHEKLPETVTPHLQGWVAGCDICQDVCPWNQRFAHATDVAEFQPYSGNLAPKLIELAQISDSEWDKQFPASALRRIKPEMLRRNARANLDAFQQAQE
- a CDS encoding HAD-IA family hydrolase, giving the protein MTQKVIIFDFDGTIADTVDALVSIANRLAKEFGYVQITPEELALLRNLTSREIINYSGISLFKIPFLVKKVKEELKNKIPELEPIPGMKEALTLLKTEGHRLGIITSNSKDNVTEFLTINELNNLFEFIYSGVTIFGKTTIINNLLRQKQIGTEEVIYVGDETRDIEASKKANIKVIAVTWGFNSPEVLAKQNPNFLIHHPSELVEVINVS
- a CDS encoding orange carotenoid protein N-terminal domain-containing protein: MTTNYNKSAPQALSEDTQKLVEAFNKLDTDAKLAWLYFVYEKMGDSITPAAPTAAEPELAPKLLRDYYELSDEQQLQIMREIVNCEDTEYSRAYGSIKENNQLFVWYAWAEAMGDQVVDMPEDYNASDTINNLLSQIEKQDFEEQMSVLRTITGQMGYSDVKPIETQAETGKTSSL
- a CDS encoding ABC transporter ATP-binding protein yields the protein MDIQSKIQTIQSNIETPEIIRLENIFKIYGSGETEVRALNDVSLVIEQGEYCAIMGASGSGKSTAMNIIGCLDRPTSGHYYLDNLDVAQMDDTELAHIRNKKIGFVFQQFHLLSQLSALENVMLPMVYAGVNSGERRDRAAEALTRVGLEKRLNNKPNQLSGGQQQRVAIARAIVNHPVLLLADEPTGALDSRTTQEVLAIFGELNATGITVVMVTHEPDVARKTQRIVWFRDGEVVHSHMTPADLSHMAVS
- a CDS encoding ABC transporter permease gives rise to the protein MNLVESMQMAGKTLLSNRLRSALTMLGIVIGNASVIAMVGIGEAGQKYVNQQLESLGPNVLFVIPGNRETQRISRETPKTLVLADAEAIATQVPTVAGVAPELNSRQVVTYRNRNTDVNIIGTTPSFLKVRDFETTKGRFFTDIDIKRNNQVVVLGAELAERFFGSSNPIGAQLRIKNGSFQVIGVLEAKGSSLGADYDEAALVPLTTSANRLVGENSPYGIALDYIVASARDANSVDAAEFQITNLLRLRHKINGEDDFTIRTQKEALQTVGQITSALTIVLAAIAAISLIVGGIGIMNIMLVSVTERTQEIGLRKAIGATQQDILLQFMIEAVILSAAGGLIGTAIGVGGIVLVGALTPLDAGISVVAIALTVGVSGGIGLFFGVVPARRAAKLDPIVALRSA
- a CDS encoding efflux RND transporter periplasmic adaptor subunit, whose amino-acid sequence is MTTHIEIPVIGKVKHPQRWLIGLVAAGVLVVGSATTYTFVNRGTSREDIAALTVPVEANDVTLRINASGKVVPVQSVNISPKQPGVVSQLKVEQGDRVNQGQIIAVMDSADVNAQILQNQANLEQAKAQLAEAQAGSRPQEIAQARARLAQAQAQLTQARAGNRSQEIQEAQAQVEEAKAQVNLTQSRVTRYQELARQGAISQDQLDQYISEDRRAKATLEQAQRRLSLLKSGSRSEEIAQKEAAVAEARAALQLAENGTRPEVIAQRKAAVAVAEAQLKAAQVDLQDTVIRAPFTGIVTQKYASDGAYVAPTTSASSSASATSSSIVALAKGLEVLAQVPEADIGRIKDGQQVEIITDAYPDQVFKGHVRLIAPEAVKEEGVTLFEVRVAIDTGQEQLRSGLNVDLTFLGDNVDNALLIPTVAIVTEKGETGVLVPDAKNKPLFRPVTVGAQIQDQTQIIEGVKEGDRVFINPPQDYKREQQAKEQK